The following coding sequences lie in one Conexivisphaerales archaeon genomic window:
- a CDS encoding DUF4430 domain-containing protein: protein MSEGRKFSASLFYGVAAILLAMLVIAGSVAALYYTKYSSEEGNYASLVQQSQSLQKSLQNLNSNYTALLGYYNKTLLLLANSASQLNTSSQAYANISQELPLLWKEYQRLYASVAELPKADILVEFGNGTRIWYNVTYQPGWNLYIATLVALNGKIDAIYYPSFGEHFVTGIAGVENNQTASWFLWTYNGSWQMANVGADDIIVSSGSSYAWTFCTYNPATYQPNCSP, encoded by the coding sequence ATGAGCGAAGGCAGGAAATTCTCAGCATCACTTTTCTACGGTGTTGCAGCGATACTTCTTGCTATGCTTGTTATAGCTGGAAGCGTTGCTGCCCTTTACTATACGAAGTACAGTTCAGAAGAAGGTAACTATGCCAGTTTGGTACAGCAGAGCCAGAGCCTTCAGAAGAGCCTGCAGAATCTGAACTCGAACTATACAGCCCTGCTTGGCTATTATAACAAGACTCTGCTGCTTCTTGCCAATTCTGCTTCACAGCTGAATACCAGCAGCCAGGCATATGCAAACATAAGCCAAGAGCTGCCTCTTCTGTGGAAAGAGTACCAGAGGCTTTACGCCTCAGTAGCTGAGCTGCCGAAGGCTGATATACTGGTTGAGTTTGGGAACGGTACAAGGATATGGTACAACGTAACATACCAGCCGGGCTGGAACCTTTACATAGCAACTCTTGTGGCTCTAAACGGCAAAATCGATGCAATCTACTATCCTTCGTTCGGCGAGCATTTCGTGACAGGGATTGCCGGGGTTGAGAACAACCAGACTGCAAGCTGGTTCCTGTGGACATACAACGGCTCATGGCAGATGGCAAATGTTGGAGCTGACGATATAATCGTCTCGAGCGGTTCGAGCTATGCCTGGACCTTCTGCACCTACAACCCAGCTACCTATCAGCCTAACTGTTCTCCCTGA